One stretch of Candidatus Glassbacteria bacterium DNA includes these proteins:
- the ftsY gene encoding signal recognition particle-docking protein FtsY yields MSRFFSSKDIKEERRKKSLWTRIKDVALIDVEVMVRGLDTTSIEQLEQLLLESDFGVGPSLRIVDTLTAEGRKGKLKTEDDLRELFRREITAVFGQAEGSREINLAPSGPTVVIAVGVNGVGKTTTIAKLAHYFQAQGKKILLGAGDTFRAGAIEQLEQWAGRVGCEVIKQQAGSDPAAVAFDAVSAAQSRGVDVLILDTAGRLHTQGGLMDELAKMHKVVGKRLEGAPHEVLLVLDATLGQNSMNQARTFHKMLGVTGLVLAKFDGTSKAGCAVAIVEELKLPIKLVGTGEKLEDLEPFDVDAYVDKIFS; encoded by the coding sequence ATGAGCCGGTTTTTCAGCAGTAAGGATATCAAGGAAGAGCGCCGTAAGAAATCCCTGTGGACCAGGATCAAGGACGTGGCGTTGATTGACGTGGAGGTGATGGTCCGGGGGCTGGATACCACCAGTATCGAACAACTGGAGCAACTTCTGCTGGAAAGCGATTTCGGCGTGGGACCTTCCTTGCGGATTGTGGATACCCTGACCGCCGAGGGCAGGAAGGGCAAGCTCAAGACCGAGGACGACCTTCGCGAGCTGTTCCGCCGCGAGATAACAGCCGTGTTCGGCCAGGCCGAGGGCAGCCGGGAGATTAACCTGGCTCCCTCAGGTCCCACCGTGGTGATTGCTGTCGGGGTCAACGGCGTGGGCAAGACCACCACCATTGCAAAACTTGCTCACTACTTCCAGGCCCAAGGTAAAAAAATCCTGCTGGGCGCGGGCGACACGTTCCGGGCCGGGGCGATCGAGCAGCTCGAGCAGTGGGCCGGACGCGTAGGCTGCGAGGTAATCAAGCAGCAGGCGGGGTCCGATCCGGCGGCGGTGGCGTTCGACGCGGTCAGCGCGGCCCAGAGCCGGGGCGTGGATGTGCTGATCCTGGATACCGCCGGGCGGCTGCACACCCAGGGCGGGCTGATGGACGAGCTGGCCAAAATGCACAAGGTAGTGGGCAAGCGCCTGGAGGGAGCGCCCCACGAGGTGCTGCTGGTGCTGGACGCCACCCTGGGTCAGAACAGCATGAATCAGGCACGCACGTTCCACAAGATGCTGGGCGTGACCGGACTGGTGCTGGCCAAGTTCGACGGGACCAGCAAGGCCGGCTGCGCGGTGGCGATAGTCGAGGAGCTGAAACTGCCGATCAAGCTGGTGGGCACGGGCGAGAAGCTGGAGGACCTGGAGCCGTTTGACGTGGATGCTTACGTGGATAAAATTTTTTCTTAA